The Nostoc sp. 'Lobaria pulmonaria (5183) cyanobiont' DNA window GGAAGTGAGAGTCTTCTCAATTCGACGGTCAGGAATCAGCCAGATGACCGCGACTAAAGCGTATAATGCACAGGCAAACCATGAGTTCACAAAGGCAAGTGGAATTGCCAGAGCATAGAATACCAGCGATATTTTTTCCTTAAAGTTTCCAGTGACTGCGATCGCTAGAGTCGAATCCTTGCCGTGGGAAGAAATCAGGGTGCGGGTAAGGATAAAGTAAGCGATCGCAGCCAACAACAACACCGCACCATAAAAAGCAACTGGCATGGCGGCAAAGTGATTCTCGCCCATCCAGCCAGTGACGAAGGGAATTAGCGATAACCAAAACAGCAGATGCAGATTAGCCCAAAGGATACGGCCATTAACGTGTCGGACTGCTTGTAGTAGGTGATGGTGATTGTTCCAGTAGATGCCGATATAAATAAAACTCAACACATAGCTTAGAAATACCGGGATTAGTGGACGTAGGGCAGCTAAATCGAATCCATGCGGTACTTTGATTTCCAGCACCATAATGGTGATGATGATGGCAATCACCCCATCGCTGAATGCTTCTAATCTCCCTTTTCCCATGTACGCATTCCTTTTCTATTTACTTGAAAGTAAGTTATGACATTCTGTACTTTATCCTACCAAGTAGTCGCCATTGATGAAGATTTTCGGCGGGCTACGCCAACGCAAAATATTTAATTATCACTCGCCAATTTCCGCCGTAATTCCCGAATAGCGGCGCTAGTATTACGCTCGTAGGCAATTTTTAGAGATTCCGTGACTACTTCTGACACGTTGATGTTGGGGAAATAACGGCTACTGGTTTCAACAGTGTAGCGTAGATGCGAAGCGGCTTGTCGTAGACATTGCCTTGCAATCTGTAAATCACAAGCTGGTTCTTCTTGAACAACCAAACTTCAATACTTTAAATATTAACTGCTGCGGCTGAAAAATACAGCAGCTATAACAATTAAACCTAAAAGTGCTAGAGGAACCCAGAGATCAGGGACATCCGACAAACTCATAAAGGACTTCCAAATAAGTAGAGTGTATGAGGCAGATTGCAATAGACAGTTGCTACTTTATCAGTCAACTATTAAGTAAGCCTTTTTTTAACTTCCTCAGCCAAATTTTCTAGTAGTACTTCTACTTGCTCACCTGTTTTCAAATCTTTGAGTGATGACTTTTGCGCTGCTGCTTCTTCAGAACCAATAATTACGCAAAATTGAATTCCTTGCTTGTCTGCTAATTGAAATTGTTTACCCAAAGGACGCTTATCAAAGTTAGTTATCACATTAATTCCCGCCTGACGCAGATGTTGAGAAACTTTTAAATAAGTGGGCATTAAATCTTCTTGCATATTCACTACCATCACTTGGGCTGGTGTAGGAGCTAAGGTACTTAGAATTCCAGCTTTTAATAAACGACTAATTAAACGAGTTAAGCCAATAGAAATGCCGACACCAGGCATTTTTTCACCTAAAAATACCCCGACTAATTCTTCATATCTACCGCCAGAACAAATACTACCTAAAGCTTCATGTCCTAATAGAGTTGTTTCGTAAACTGTGCCGGTATAGTAATCAAGACCACGGGCAATGGATAAATCAATACAGAAACGGTTTTCGGCAACTCCGAGATTACGCACCCCAGCAATTACCGTTTCTAATTCGGTAACTCCTAAGCTCAATTGTTCGGTTTCTGGCAGATTTTGAGCAAGATGCTTGAGCTTATCTAAGACTTCATCAACCGAACCGTCTATTTTGATAAATTCAATAATTTCTTGTGCCTGTTCGGCTGAAATTCCTTCTTTCTCTAAATCTTGTTTTACTTTACTTTCACCAATCTTTTCTAGAGTATCAACAATACCAATACACGATTTTATTTGATTTTCGGCAATACCCAATGATTTAAAGAAACCAGTGAGAACTTTTCGGTTATTGATGCGAATCAGAAAATCACCAATATTAATTGCTTCAAATATTTCAGTGATAATTGCAGGCATCTGAGCATCATAGAGCAAGCTGAGTTCACGACGAGCAACTACATCAATATCGCACTGACGAAACTGACGAAAACGCCCATCTTTCGCCCGTTCTCCCCGAAAAACTACATCCGTTTGATAACGAGCAAAGGGAAAGGTTAATTCATTCAGGTGACGGGCAATATACGCCGCTAAAGGAACTGTTTGATCGAACTTTAAAGCTCTTGCTTCCGAACCAGTTTCGCCCGATTTATCTCTCTCGGCTTGTCGATTTGGTGGCAAGATGGGATCAATTCCATAAATGATATTGTCGCCTTGATTTCCTTTAGCTTGCAGCACTTCTAAACGTTCTACGGCAGGTGTTTCGATGGGCGTAAATCCATAGCTTTCAAAAACTCTACGGATGATATCTAATAAATATAATTCTAAACGCTTTTCGCTAGGAAGAAACTCTGGAAAACCGCTAGGAGTAGAAAAGTTTATTTTGTCACCTTTGGCCATGCGTGTACCTTACTAAGTTGAAATTTAAGATCAAAGCCTAACGACTGAAGTTGTGGCTACACAAACAAAGTCCGCCTGCAGAGTCTGCGAAAAATTGGGCTTCTATATTCATCCCACTGCTGAGACTTCAGTCGTGAGAGCAGAAATTATAACTTGATGTGAAGCATAATAAATTCCGTTTTTCTTCCAAGCGATCGCGTTTCTCGTCGGCTTCTAATCTTCCGTTGATCTGCTGCAAGTAACCTCTCGATCTACACCAATATCTTTCGCCAGTCCGCTCCAATTAGGTTGTTAGACCGCTATGCTCGCCAGTTTACGCTTTTATTGTCCACGCCCTGGCTTGCAATCTGCAAAACCCAAGGCCTCTGTGTCGAGAAAACTTGCGATTGCCATCTCAATAACTGCTTCGATTGGATATTCAATTTCAGTAGCACGAGCAATTAGAGCGGCGCGAATTCGTTCAGGTAAGCATCCTAAAATAACTTCGGCGTCATTGGGGGAAAGTTGCTCTTGGAGTTTTGCTTGCATCGCTTTACTACCCTTCGGTTGGAATTTGGACGTTGTAAGGAGGTTCGGTGGCTCTTAAAATAATGGCTTCTAGCTCCAATAGTAACGTAGGGTTTTCCCAATATGAAATGAATTGTTAAACCGTCCTTGGGGCAACACGATGACCTATAGGTTTTCTTAATACTTTGAATTTTTTTTGCGTGACATCAATGCACACCTTTGACTAAACTTATCTTTCTAGGGTGTCTCAAAAACTTGTGTTCTGAACGAATAGACTTGTGTTCTGAACGAATAGACTTGTTTTCTGAACGAACAGACTTGTTTTCTGAACGAACAGACTTGTTTTCTGAACGAACAGACTTGTTTTCTGAACGAACAGACTTGTTTTCTGAACGAATGGACTTGTTTTCTGAACGAACAGACTTGTTTTCTGAACGAATGGACTTGTGTTGTGAACGAATAGACTTGTGTTCTGAACCAAAACTATCAAAATTCTTCCAGGTGCTTTGATTATCGTGGACGAAACTGTGGCACAGGCGATCGCCTCTGGTAAAACAGATATTTTGAACAGGATGAGAATGCGATCGCCATTGGTTATGGTAATGAGTTGCATAGTGATGATGGCATTGGTCACTCCCCATTCTCAAACCACCAAGGGTCATTAGTAGCGTTAGTTTTGATCAAAATAGCTTTTTTTCGCATGAACCGTTTCAGCGCCGCCGCACCCATGCGCGATCCTCCCAAACCGGAGAATTTGAAAGGGTTTTTCTCTCCCTCATGCATGATGGCGGTGAGTCCAGCATCATTGATACTAATAGCACCTGCATCTATCTGGTAAGCAACTTCTAAAGCTTCTGTTTCCGAGGCAAATACAGCAGCACTTAATCCATAGATTGATTCATTGGCTAAAGAGACTGCTTCACCTACTGTAGAAAAAGGCATGACTGGCATAATCGGGCCAAAAGTCGCTTCGGTCATGACTTTCATGGAATGATTAACTTGGGTAAGCACTGTCGGACGACACCACCAACCCCCTCCAAAATCTTCTATTACACCGCCGCAATGAATTACTGCTCCTTTTTCAACTGCATCTAGGAGATGATCGCTAATAATGGCTGCCTGTTTTTCGGCGATGATCGGGCCAATTTCTCCACTTTCGACTGTGGGGTAGGCTAGCTCAAGGCGATGTGCTTTGGCTACTAGTTGATGGTAAAACTTTTCAAATATGGAGTTTGCAACGTAAATTCGCTCAATTGAGAAGTATGACTGTCCGGTGTTGGCGACCGAAGCCCACAATATTGCTGAGGTTGCTAATTCTAAGTTGGCTGATTCTAAAACGATCGCAGGATCTTTTCCTCCTAATTCCAAAAAAGCTGGAATAAACTGTTTTGCAGCCGCCTGTGCAACTTTTCTCCCCGTCGCTACACTGCCTGTAAAGCATACCAAATCTACATTTTCAATCAAAACAGATCCGGTTGCGCCTGCTCCTTCCACAAAAGTTAATACCTCGTGCAGTTTGGGAACGGTATTGAGTGCTGTAATCAGTGGTGCTACGAAGCGGGGAGTGATTTCACTGGGTTTGACAATGACAGCACAACCTGCCAACAATGCCGGAATAGTATCAACAGTAGACAGTGACAGGGGAAAATTCCACGGGCTAATTACCCCAACCAGGGGATAAGGAACGGATGTTTGTTGCAAGGCAATAAAGGGAATGGCTGTATTTTTTGCAGATTCTTGCAGCAAGTCCGGTGCTAACCGACACCAGCGATCGATACTGGAGAGGAAAGAATCTATTTCTAATACCGAGGTTGACAATCTTCCTGTATCATTTACCAAAGCTTCCGTGAGGCGATCGCGTCCAGATAATATCGCATTCTTCCACTGTTGTAAGGCTTCAATTCTCCCCTCTAAGCCCAACTGCTGCCAGCGAACTTGTGCCCTGCGCGTGCGCTTACATTGCTGTACCAGCAGCCTTGGAGGCGGCGGGATAATTACGTAGTCAAATTTGCCAGTTCGGGGATTGCGGACTTCTATTGGTTTTGTCATTTGTCATTTGTCATTTGTCATTTGTTATTACTTCCTAATCCCCAAATTCCCATTCCCAAATTCAAATCATCCCCAGGTTGGTTAAGCACTCAATGGTGGTTTGCTGTGTTTACAGGAAGTATTTGCGGTCTACTTCTCTTTCCAGCATAGTATTAGCGGGGTAAAAGTGTGATTGGCGATCGCGAGTCAAGGTTGATTGCATAACAGGTAACTTGCGATGCGAAAGCGCAGTCCGATTCTAAATTAGTGGACATGGAAAATTGAGAGTCATAACAAATGACCAATGACAAATTTAGAGAATGCGATCGCCACCCCAGAGCGATCGCACAAGTCTATCTGTCAATTCCGATCCAAACATCTGTGCCGCAAATTTATTACCTGGATCGCGTTCAGCACTGATACGGCGGAGCGCGAAATCACGAATAGCTAAAGCTTTGCGTGCATCTTCTGGCACAGGTTCAGCTGCATCTACCCAAGTTAACCAGCGATCGAGTGTTTCGTGTGCAAGTGTGCGAGTTAGTTCCAAGGTTTCAAAAGTAGATGCGCCTGTATAGCAAAGACTAACAGGCGATTGAAATAGGCGAATATAGGCACTTTTGCTAGTAAATACCTTAAGCCGCGAATCTGACTGTAACTTTAAGAATGTTTCATTAACTGGTTCATAGTAGCGATCGAGAGATGCCAAATCGGTTAAAAGGTCAGTCCGAGGAATGTAATCTATATAAAAGAAAATATTTGGAAGTGTGCCAAACTCGAAGGCCAAATGAGGAACCTGAATATGGGACTTCAACCAAGTGGTGAGGCGCATAGTGCTAAAGTTTGATTTTCCAGGGTTTCCCAACCACGAATGCACTAGCCAGTCAATTTCTTCCCCAGAAAAAGCGGTCAGCGAACCTTTCATGTTGCCATCAAGACTGCTATATTGCTGTAAATTTTCTACAGAAGGATCTGGATGTAACTGAAAACGAGTCTCTAATTTTTGGCGGAGTTCCTTTGTAATCTCCCACAACTGCTCAAATACAGCTTTATTGTCTAAATCAGTTGGTTGCTGAGTCATGGTTTTAGTTTGCAGTTTTTCTATAAACTTCATATTTAGTTTGACACTTTCCGGTATCTAATTCGTTACTGATATCGAGCAACGCATTCATCGAATTCAGGACTGTGAGAAACAGACTATCAACGAAAGCGCGCTCAATCTATTGCAGCAATTTATATCAATCGATGATTCTTCATTGAGACGCCTTTGCCTTTAGCACAAACATCCGTAATAATACTGTGATTTTATATAAAATTGTTTTTACTGTACTTAATTATAAAAATAAAAATAATTTTGTTGAGAAATATAGACAAATTAGAAGAAAAACAAATACTAATAAGTTAGTTGTTTGATTATAAATATACAGAATATGGCTTTTGATTTAGATAAAGCTTTTCAACTAGATATAGCTCAAATGAATTTGAAAAAAGCACATTCATTAGTATTTAAGTTACATGGCGAGCCGAAATTTCCTTTTATCATTTGGTTATTAGAGAACCCTAATAGCATAGTGGCATTACCTGGAAAAATTAGTCTGCTCCATCATGATTATATTCACATACTTTTAGGTAGAGGGATTTCTTCTCAAGATGAAGCCTTTGTAATAGGATTTACAATGGGTAATGACTTAAAGACTAATCAACTACATTTATTCATCTATCAAGTCTTTGCTAAATTTATATATCCAGTTCCTTATAAATTTTCAAGTTTAGACTTAATAAGTTTTAAATTAGGATTTTTTTATGGCAGGAAAATTAAAATCAAACAAATTAATGAAATTAATTTTGAGCTTTACCAAAGTGAAAATGTAGGATTTTTAAGAGATTTTTTTGGTATCAATACTGATGAGTCTAAACTTTTACAAGAGTATTAATAGCGACAACACAGAATTAAAATATATCTAAAATAATAGTATTAAAATGCACCTACCTTATAAACTGAGATTTGCTTCCTCTCAACTAATAACTATAACAGTACTCCTTACTCTGCTCTTATTCATTCCTCAAGTTTGGCTCAACTTGCAAGCATATTATGACTTCAATAGTATTACTAAAAATGAATTTGAACTCCAAATATTAAGCGACAAAATTACTTATTATGATGAAGTACTAACTATGTCAGCCCGCATGAATGCTGCTACAGGAAACACTATTTGGGAACAACGATATCGCCAATTCGAACCTAAGCTTGACATTGCTATTAAAGAATCTATTAAACTAGCTCCTAAAGCATATAAAAATGAGGATGCCAAGAAAATTGATGCTGCTAATCAACGCCTAGTAGCAATGGAATATCAATCTTTTGATTTAGTTAATAAAAATCAAGAAGAGACAGCACAACAATTACTTTTTAACCGCCAATATGAAACTCAGAAGCAAATTTATGCTGATGGGGTGATGAAAAGAAAGTATAATATTTCACTTGAATTGCAGCAAAAAGTTGATCAATATTATCAAAAAATATTATGGGCAATTTCGGAGTCTATTATAAGTTTAGGAATGCTGATTCCGGCATGGCTTTTAGTATTGCATTTATTACAGCAATACTTAAAAGCTAAAAAAATTGCTCAAGCCGCTTTAGAAGAAACGAACTGTCGATTGGAAATGCAAGTTACGGAGAGAACGGCAAAATTAAAACATAAAAATATTCAGCTACAAAATACACTGCAAGAATTGCAATACACTCAAGTACAACTTATTCAAACTGAAAAAATGTCTTCATTAGGTCAACTAGTTGCTGGTGTTGCTCATGAAATCAATAATCCAGTTAATTTTATTTATGGTAATCTGATGTATATTAGAGAATATAGTCAGCAATTACTAACTTTAATTAAACTATATCAGCAACAATGTTATAGTGAAAACCCAGAAATAACTCTTCTAATTAATGAGATAGATTTAGAGTTTATTGTTGATGATATGCCGAAAATTTTATCATCAATGGCAATTGGTACCGAACGTATTCGCGAAATTGTGCTAACTTTGCGTAACTTCTCACGTCTTGATGAAGCAGAAATGAAATTTGTTGATATTCATGAAGGAATTAATAGTACTCTATTAATTTTACAGTATCGTTTCAAAGAAAATCATAAACAGCAGGAAATTGCAATTATCAAAGATTATGGTAATTTGCCTCTTGTTGAATGTTATGCAGGAGGATTAAATCAGGTATTTATGAATATCCTTAGTAACGCGATTGATG harbors:
- the hisS gene encoding histidine--tRNA ligase; translated protein: MAKGDKINFSTPSGFPEFLPSEKRLELYLLDIIRRVFESYGFTPIETPAVERLEVLQAKGNQGDNIIYGIDPILPPNRQAERDKSGETGSEARALKFDQTVPLAAYIARHLNELTFPFARYQTDVVFRGERAKDGRFRQFRQCDIDVVARRELSLLYDAQMPAIITEIFEAINIGDFLIRINNRKVLTGFFKSLGIAENQIKSCIGIVDTLEKIGESKVKQDLEKEGISAEQAQEIIEFIKIDGSVDEVLDKLKHLAQNLPETEQLSLGVTELETVIAGVRNLGVAENRFCIDLSIARGLDYYTGTVYETTLLGHEALGSICSGGRYEELVGVFLGEKMPGVGISIGLTRLISRLLKAGILSTLAPTPAQVMVVNMQEDLMPTYLKVSQHLRQAGINVITNFDKRPLGKQFQLADKQGIQFCVIIGSEEAAAQKSSLKDLKTGEQVEVLLENLAEEVKKRLT
- a CDS encoding TMEM175 family protein is translated as MGKGRLEAFSDGVIAIIITIMVLEIKVPHGFDLAALRPLIPVFLSYVLSFIYIGIYWNNHHHLLQAVRHVNGRILWANLHLLFWLSLIPFVTGWMGENHFAAMPVAFYGAVLLLAAIAYFILTRTLISSHGKDSTLAIAVTGNFKEKISLVFYALAIPLAFVNSWFACALYALVAVIWLIPDRRIEKTLTS
- a CDS encoding red chlorophyll catabolite reductase — its product is MTQQPTDLDNKAVFEQLWEITKELRQKLETRFQLHPDPSVENLQQYSSLDGNMKGSLTAFSGEEIDWLVHSWLGNPGKSNFSTMRLTTWLKSHIQVPHLAFEFGTLPNIFFYIDYIPRTDLLTDLASLDRYYEPVNETFLKLQSDSRLKVFTSKSAYIRLFQSPVSLCYTGASTFETLELTRTLAHETLDRWLTWVDAAEPVPEDARKALAIRDFALRRISAERDPGNKFAAQMFGSELTDRLVRSLWGGDRIL
- a CDS encoding aldehyde dehydrogenase family protein, producing MTKPIEVRNPRTGKFDYVIIPPPPRLLVQQCKRTRRAQVRWQQLGLEGRIEALQQWKNAILSGRDRLTEALVNDTGRLSTSVLEIDSFLSSIDRWCRLAPDLLQESAKNTAIPFIALQQTSVPYPLVGVISPWNFPLSLSTVDTIPALLAGCAVIVKPSEITPRFVAPLITALNTVPKLHEVLTFVEGAGATGSVLIENVDLVCFTGSVATGRKVAQAAAKQFIPAFLELGGKDPAIVLESANLELATSAILWASVANTGQSYFSIERIYVANSIFEKFYHQLVAKAHRLELAYPTVESGEIGPIIAEKQAAIISDHLLDAVEKGAVIHCGGVIEDFGGGWWCRPTVLTQVNHSMKVMTEATFGPIMPVMPFSTVGEAVSLANESIYGLSAAVFASETEALEVAYQIDAGAISINDAGLTAIMHEGEKNPFKFSGLGGSRMGAAALKRFMRKKAILIKTNATNDPWWFENGE
- a CDS encoding sensor histidine kinase, coding for MHLPYKLRFASSQLITITVLLTLLLFIPQVWLNLQAYYDFNSITKNEFELQILSDKITYYDEVLTMSARMNAATGNTIWEQRYRQFEPKLDIAIKESIKLAPKAYKNEDAKKIDAANQRLVAMEYQSFDLVNKNQEETAQQLLFNRQYETQKQIYADGVMKRKYNISLELQQKVDQYYQKILWAISESIISLGMLIPAWLLVLHLLQQYLKAKKIAQAALEETNCRLEMQVTERTAKLKHKNIQLQNTLQELQYTQVQLIQTEKMSSLGQLVAGVAHEINNPVNFIYGNLMYIREYSQQLLTLIKLYQQQCYSENPEITLLINEIDLEFIVDDMPKILSSMAIGTERIREIVLTLRNFSRLDEAEMKFVDIHEGINSTLLILQYRFKENHKQQEIAIIKDYGNLPLVECYAGGLNQVFMNILSNAIDALHQREVERLKGNIERQLNSIIIHTQFKNEEYVIISIKDNGLGITEEDQTRLFDPFFTTKPIGKGTGLGLSISYEIIVEKHQGKIKCISAPGKGTEFVIEIPIKQTR